The genomic stretch gtggggacaaaggaattgtctcgtgttcggaatttcaccaccgccaaagaagcttgggatggtttggccgctagttgcattggaagtgatagcatgagaaggaacaagtataatgctcttcggaatcaagccgaaggtttcttgtggcttccggatgaagatcatgaagccatgtatggaagacttctcaccgttgccgatgccttccggaatgtgggtgccacccacatcaatgactcttggatcaaggacaagtacatcgattgcatgatgtcgtttgaacccattgatgtcaagactcttgttagGAGAGAATGCttttcctctctcacttctcaacaagccgtgcacgagatgcaagctctcaaggtgcttgagcaaaactctcatgattctcgcaatcgagctcttggtatgtcaaaagggtccaaccttgccttggcggtcaactccgtggaagaagtgaaccctcaagaatcatatagggcatcttggagtatgtcctatccggaagacttggaactccactacaatgatcacatggcattccatgcaaaaaccttttgggttgacccatccaaggccaaggaagacaacatcaagagaaacaactcaagtgggttcacaagctcgggcccaagaacaagatcttgctacaattgtgatgacaagcgccatttcatcgctcaatgcccctatgaaaatagggagactcatggtggaaggatcattcccaaggacaagagcaaagactcaaagggcaagtattcaaaggcccccaacaaaaaattctacaacaagagcaagaagggcaagaggccctcaaggattgtgctagtgactaaggaagaatattcttccgatgaagttgaaagctctagtgatgatgaagaagaagaaagctcaaaggaagtggacgccattgtcaccaccaacattccctcttcatctctctttgaatcccccaatgagaatcctcatatcaagaatgcacattgcttcatggcaaggtccaccttggacacatctattgtgctatcaactcaagaagaatatacctccggagatgatgatgttgatgatgaagaagatgcaacctcaaatggattggttgctcttgcctcctctccactaactcttcatcaccgagtgaatcccccaatgaggtcattcatgtggaggaagaaagttgcctcatggctaaatcttccgaggtatcatctcctaacccctctatgcctaacatatcaaatgatctaggggttgatctttctagtctaaaagtgaaacaagaaatgctagagtttgatgagttcattcttaacttacaaggtaacactaaaaagcatgtttcaaatctcatggttcgtatagctcaactaaatgatactcttgagaaaaaatgtcaaatatagagagaagactctcttgaaattcatgctcttaaaaatgctcttgagaaaagtcaagaaactatagcttctcttgaagagaggctagaaaatcttgaagagcctcaagataaaattaacaagctcactaaagctagagatcttgctagagctaagactaaagtgcttataaaggaaaaggccaaatttggtgttgatcatgagaaacttgtgaaggatctagatgaactagacaaggcacacaaagccttgaagagtgaatactctctcctctcaaagtctaatgagcaacttcaaattaggcttgcttcatatgacatacctagtacctctactccttcatgtgatcatgcaaatattattgaggaaaatgctaggttgaaggatgaacttgctaaggcctcctctccccaaagtaaactttctttggatgatcttttgagtaagcaaaggtcaaacaatgggaaggagggctgatacgtctcaagcgtatctataatttcttatgttccatgctacttttatgatgatactcacatgttttatacacattatatgtcatatatatgcattttccggcactaacctattgacgagatgccgaagagtcagttgttgttttctgctgtttttggtttcagaaattctagtaaggaaatattctcgtaattggacgaaatcaacgcccagggtcctatttttgcacgaagcttccagaagtccgagggagtaaacgaagtggggccacgaggcgacgacacgccgagCGCAGTGcgacccgggccccggccgcgcggccccgttgtgtgggtccctcgtgacgcccctcgacccgcccttccgcctacttaaagccttcgtcgtgaaacccccggcaccgagagccacgatacggaaaaccttccggagacgccgccgccgccaatcccatctcgggggattcaggagatcgcctccggcaccccgccggagaggggaatcatctcccggaggtctcttcatcgccatgaccgcctccggatcgatgtgtgagtagttcacccctggactatgggtccatagcagtagctagatggtcgtcttttcctcattgtgctattatgttagatcttgtgagctgcctatcatgatcaagatcatctatttgtaatccttcatgttgtgtttgttgggatccgatgaatattgaatactatgtcaaggtgattatcaatctatcatatatgttatttatgttcttgcatgctctccgttgctagtagaggctcggccaagttgatacttgtgactccaagagggagtatttatgctcgatagtgggttcatgcctccattaaatccgggacaaggacgagaaagttctaaggttgtggatgtgctattgccactagggataaacatcgatgctttgtctaaggatatttgtgttgattacattacgcaccatacttaatgcaattgtctgttgtttacaacttaatactggagggggttcgtatgataacctgcaagtggactttttaggcatagatgcatgctggatagcggtctatgtactttgtcgtaatgccctgattaaatctcatagtactcatcatgatatatgtatgtgcattgttactaGATTTacttgtgcgccttggcgcacaatCCCGTTGAATCCATGCCGAATTACATTGTATATAACGATGATAAAAATCAGGTGGGAGACGATAACATATGTAAATTTGAATTACCCAGTTCAAAGCCATTAGCTCATGAAGTTGGACACAAACTAAGCATTCTGTGGTAAAATGGACTAAGAAATTCGTGGTATAATGGAACCAGATGTATACACGTGTAAGGTTTGGATAACAGAAATCAAATCTGTTTCTCACGAGTACAAAATGCAATACCTTCACATTGAGGAAGTATATGTGATAGACATTTACATAACTAACCATAATTGTTCTCATCTTCTATAGTAGAAAGACATTCAGTGTCCAAAACATTTAACCCACTCCTATAATAGCGATTATCCAACTATGTGCTTGGAGTATCTTGAAGTACATAACTGAAATTGAACTATAATTGGAGTCTTTGGtgacaccacacaaaatgttataGGCAAAATAAATATTGCAGCAATATTGCAATCCAAGCAGAGTGGTAAATCAGGAGCAATATTTCACTTATATATAGCATAACATGAAACTCAGTCTGATTTACACCATCTAAGTCTCACATTTCTATGCAGGCTTTGTCACTGACAAAAGTAAGAGCCAATGAACATAGTGAAGTAAAAGATCAGCGTCAACTAACAATAAGCAAAGCCTACGCTGCATCCTTTTAGGCTGAAGAAAATAATAAGAAGAGCTTACCGTAGTTTCAAGAAAATAATAAGAACATCTTCCCCAAGTCGTCCTAACTACACTTGAATACAGCGGAGGAACTCCGGATTGACCATATCTATAGGTCACAAAACATAGCAGTACAAAGGGTAGAAAATAATCTGCACGAAACAAGTGCATATTACATCAAAAAGGGCACAAGGAAATAAAGAAGTGAAGTGTTTCACTAAGTAAAAGAGAAGTCTTCAGAAATCAGAACCCGGTGCCAATGTGTTGGCTCATCTTCGGGAGCTGTGGACAACACAACTATGGTATCTGATCCTCGACTCATGCAACATGGAACCTATGAAATGATTGAAACCTGCAGAATATCAGAAGCTCGGAAATAAGTTAATTTAGAATGTTGTATTTCTTTCCGGGGAAAAAGGCAGTCACAAAGGAGCAGAATCATCATAAGAAAAGAGTTGAGTTTTTTTATCCAGGATAAATAAGTAGTAGACAACAGAAGATATGGCCACCCACTAACTCAACATACAAGAAACCATGTTATGACAAACCAAACAATTTATTACCCAGGCAGGTGAATCTTTGTGCTACGCATGACAGATTTTTAAATTAAAGAGCTGCCATCAGCGGAGTTAATCTTGTTACCACTGCCTAGTGCCTACCCAACTTACACGTTAACAGTTGCTATTTGAAGGAAGAGTTCAGTTCTAAAGTTGCTGCTCATTTTCCAGCCGTTCTTATATTGGGAACCAATATAATTTTAGTATATTTGGCTAACAGCATGATGGGATATCAAAGAGCTTATAGTTGTCTAACAGTATAATTTAATAGTATTTGGCTAACAAAGAGCTTATATTGAGAATTCAAGCCCATAAATGCTAACAAATATAAATGGTTTGCTATTTctcaaaagaaatagaaaattataGCAAGCAAGCCCTGATTTACATACCATTATTATAGCTGAATGCACAATAgagtttttgttgggttaggcctAAATATCAACATGTAAAAATGCAAGCGAGCAAGAACAAATAACATGTACTTCTTGCTCAACCTGTTCTGCTGTAACCTAAAAGAAATAAGCAGGAGAATGTCAACAATAGAATAAAGAGACCCACCAGGATGCAACACACTGTGTTAAAGGACTAACATGTGTGCAGTAAAGAGAATCATAAATTTTATTATACATATCCTACCATGTGGGGTAAAAGCAATGCTTCGGAGGGATAGAGGCAACTGGAAGAACTGAATGTTGTTACTGTTGGTTGAATtattcatcaccatcatcattatTTAATACGGATAAAATTACATTAGAAAAAAGATGGATACAATTACGTAGCCAACATAATGTGAACTTCGAGGAGATGAGACTACTGACATGCTTACGTGTCTctttttgaaaagaaaaaaatggtacCCCAAATTGTACAAAAACAAATGACAACCATTTGATAAACCCTCTATTGATATAATTGAAAATTTCAAAGCTGCAGTTTAAAAAGGAACCCACACCTTAAGGCGGGGAAGAAAGAACAGTGAGACTGTATGAATGACCAATCGACTCATAATTGAACACTGTTATAGTCTGAGTGGCATGTATCTAGAATGCATACAACAATTGATTTGTTTCATCTGCAGTCAGAAGGACGATCTTGGTTTCCTGGAAGATACATTAAAAACAATGGCAATCACCTGATGTATCTCGAGGATGCCACATTTTTGTTTCATATAGGTACTCTGAATCACCCCTCTGATGGCTTGAACCTCGGACAATAAAAGCAGAAAATATCTGATGCTCCCCACAAGAGTTTCTGTATCTGGATGTACCATGGATTTCAGTATCTGCTGGAGGAGTGCTTGTGGAAACACTTGCTAAGAAGAGTTAAATTAAAATGTAGTAGATAATAGCAGAAGTGGTCCACTCGCAACTATTCAGAGATTAGCATTTTAGCAAGGATTGAAAGTAAGCACTACAATTAATTATTTAAAGAGTAGAAGAGATACAAAGTATCAACAAACTTCCAATAATTGCTTGCAAAGAAAGCAAATTCTCCAACGTAAATAGTAATTTCCATCATTACTGGATCCAAGATTCTGAAATACAATGGTCTCTAAATGACCACTGCTATTTAGAGAATGGCAAGTATGTCCACCCAATGCTACAAAAATCAGTATGATAATCAAAAACTACTTGCAAAGTTTGTTTCAAGTAAAATCCAATGCAAATGGCATGTCCTTGTTCTATTTGAAATGTTTCAAACAAAAGACGGTGAAAGAAGATATGCCTATCATGGCCTCATAAATCACCCAGACTTAGCCGAGGGAAATCCTCACAACATACATCCATCAAATGACTTGTTAGTGAAAACCATGTTACCCTCCTTCTGATCATAGACATTACAGGCAAAAAAGGTAGATCGTTTTCAAATGATGGAGCAAATCAAAACATTCAGACAAAAAATTACCTAGTTATTCTTGAAAAATACCTAGTTATTCTTAATCAATATCTAACACCATCCAGTTTAACTAATGTTTTCAAATGATGGAGCAAATCAAAACATTCAGACAAAATAGTTATTCTTG from Lolium rigidum isolate FL_2022 chromosome 4, APGP_CSIRO_Lrig_0.1, whole genome shotgun sequence encodes the following:
- the LOC124707185 gene encoding uncharacterized protein LOC124707185 encodes the protein MPGIEGYNDRATSCASEIHTGIARRVVQRKGEGGHARIYKQVFPQALLQQILKSMVHPDTETLVGSIRYFLLLLSEVQAIRGVIQSTYMKQKCGILEIHQVIAIVFNVSSRKPRSSF